The nucleotide window GAAATTAGAAGGTATATTTAGAAATTAATAAATagcaaaaacttgaaaaaattttacctttagatttctgtgaaaaaaaaacaaaaaatatattaactacagaaatacattattttcaaatggaaaagATTTAATTCTTtcatgaaaaactaaaatttaattttccttgAATCACTGATGTAGTTATTCCATCTGAATCAACGCCACAAGTTTTCAGTGAAAATGCAATTTTAGCTCCTTGAAAAAAATTCCTGTGtaaaaaagaatgaaaaaaagtttcatttttaatgaaaatttacagGAACATTGAGCAGAGGTCcgaattatatttttatgcGCTACGTTTCCTCAGCGCAACTAAAATTGTGGAAGGAAGAGGTGAAAACTGCCACATTTTCGCTATCCATTGCTAAGCCGACATACATAtctatgtacatacatacatttgtatatgTAAGTTTGCAGAAGTTTCCCTCTTTATTATACGCGTTTATGTttaagttataaataaaatgcatattattattgacaaatttgtataacaaaGGAAGTGTTGAATAAATCTTCTACTAGGAACGTAACAAATATTTGCTGCCAACCATCATATACAGCTGTTCGAAAGTAGCACCCACCACCACAACGCATTGAAAGTAAGCACGCAAGCAACTTCCCAAATTTGATATAATATCAAACATGTCGAATGGCAATCGAGGTCCCGGTCCCATACCAAATCGCTGGCTGTATTGTCCACGCAAGAGTGATACGATTATAGCGGAGAAATTTCTAGCATTTAAGACCCCCTTGAGTGATGCCTTCACAAGTCAAATGCCCATGGATTGTATTTTCCTACCAGACATGATATTCGGCTATTGCAaaacaatgaaattaaaattgggcCTGTGGATCGATTTGACtaatacaaaacgtttttacgaTCGCGCTGTGGTGGATGCTCAAGGGGCACAATATGTTAAGTTGCAATGTAGGGGCCACGGAGAGACGCCGTCGCCCGAACAGACACAAGCCTTTATAGAGATTGTAGATAATTTTATAGACGAAAGGCCTTTTGATATTATTGGGGTACATTGTACGCATGGATTTAATCGTACTGGTTTTCTGATTGCTTCGTATTTGGTTGAGCGTTTGGATTGTTCAGTTGAGGCTGCCCTGTCCATGTTTGCCACTGCTAGAGCTCCGGGCATATATAAACAGGATTATATCAATGAACTATATCGCCGTTATGAAGACGCAGAAGATGCCACTCCGGCACCTGTACTACCCGAATGGTGTTTGGAATTTGATGACTCCGGCCATGGCGGTGGTGGTGGTGGACGTGGGCAAAAGCGCAAACATGAGGAATCTGCGCACTCTTCCAATTCTCAACAAGCCTTAGCCGCTCGCCAACAACATTCCAATGGTAGTTTAGGTCTAATAGAGTCCTTGGATGACGATGACAAAGCCGAGGAGGCTGATGGCAATGAAAATCAGACGGCGGCTAATGGTGAGGATAAACCACGCAAAAAGAGGCGACGTGAGATGATTGTGAAAAACGCCACATTCATGGAAGGTGTGCCGGGTGTGGTTTGGATACAGGATCAACCACGCCTGGGCGAATTGCAACAAAAGGTCCAGGATATGTGTGGCTGGAAAAAGAATGGTTTTCCTGGTGCCCAGCCGGTGTCTATGGATCGTCAGAATATAAAACGTTTACACGAAATACCGTATCGTGTATCATGGAAGGCTGACGGCACAaggtacatatacatatattcttagCATTTTTCAAACTACAATTGCATAAG belongs to Calliphora vicina chromosome 4, idCalVici1.1, whole genome shotgun sequence and includes:
- the mRNA-cap gene encoding mRNA-capping enzyme, which encodes MSNGNRGPGPIPNRWLYCPRKSDTIIAEKFLAFKTPLSDAFTSQMPMDCIFLPDMIFGYCKTMKLKLGLWIDLTNTKRFYDRAVVDAQGAQYVKLQCRGHGETPSPEQTQAFIEIVDNFIDERPFDIIGVHCTHGFNRTGFLIASYLVERLDCSVEAALSMFATARAPGIYKQDYINELYRRYEDAEDATPAPVLPEWCLEFDDSGHGGGGGGRGQKRKHEESAHSSNSQQALAARQQHSNGSLGLIESLDDDDKAEEADGNENQTAANGEDKPRKKRRREMIVKNATFMEGVPGVVWIQDQPRLGELQQKVQDMCGWKKNGFPGAQPVSMDRQNIKRLHEIPYRVSWKADGTRYMMLINKRDEIYFFDRNNSCFQVENLSFVKSSNLNEHLEDTLIDGEMVLDKYQGEIMPRYLIYDIIKFSNHDIGKEPFFPNRLKCIKRELVEPRIKAIEKGIIHRPSEPFSIRNKEFWDIRQSASLLGEKFAKSLLHEPDGLIFQPSEQPYTAGVCSDVFKWKPMDMNSVDFRMKIHIQEGLGIVKSKVILLFVGGHELPFAQMNYSKALKDLDNKIIECTVNEKGQWEFMRERTDKTLPNSYNTAVSVIESIRHPVTKEILLNYIANYGYRNDNDMMPPPRNMQQQQQQQQQQHHQQQNSQQQQQQQHPHHHQHQQQSRPPSQ